GTTGATCATAGAAAAGTATATCTTCTTGCGATTCACGAATCATAACTCGATTAGTAAATGGTTTAGACTTGAACTTTCTGTGAAAAGCATACATAAAATGCAAACAATGATTTAGGTTGATTTTTCTAATCTCGCTATTGATATAGTTAGTAATTTCTGAATTCAAGTTTTTTAATTCAATATACGCGTCATAAAATAGAACAGAGATATCAACATCATCAATCATAATCCGTTCTCTCGCGATAACACCATCGAAAGAGTGGTTAATAGCGAAACCAAATAGCTGTTCATGTTCAAATTGATCTCTAATTAAAATAAGTCTATCTAATATAGTTTGACCTCTTTTTGATTTCCAATATTTCTCAAAAATTTTCAGTATTTCATCTTTATAATGAAACTTGAAATTGTGTTCAATTGAACGTTTCTTCCTATTTAAGTATGACTTTACGATACTGATGTAATTTAATATATGGGTAATTAACTCTGTATCTCCAATAATGTTATAATGCATTTTCCCAAATACGCAATTTTGAATATGATTTCTATAAAAGACTAGATTGTTTTCTAGATAAACAATACTATTTTTTTCAGAATCATATGCTACCATGAGTAAAAGTGAGTTGTATTTGTCAATCTCAAGTTTCATCTTCTTATAGTATGTATTTATATCTTCACTAATCGTCATTGTTCCCATAATAATTACCTTATCATTTTTAATTAAGTTAATCTGTTGTTAATAACAATTGTTATTCTCATAACTATGGTGATTAGGTCAAGAAAAAAATGATCCTAGGTATTAGTCTGAACGCTAATACATGACGAAAAATCAATAGTTTGTTATTAATACTTCTTGAGTTTTGCCATTCTTATCCTTAATCTGATAATTTGAGTTATTATAGTTAGCGTTTAAATATATGATATTATATCTATTATTTAAAGCCCACTGAAGTAATACATTATGTACCTCACCTTTATGTTCAACGACGTTAGATAAGGCAAATTTATGTCCTGCCAATGACGCTTTACTAAGAAAGTCGAGCAAATCAATTTCATCTTTATGTGACCATCCATTGTTCTCATTGTAACTTGCGTTACCAAGTATATATGGTGGATCACAGTATATAAATGCGTTTGCGTATTGATCAATTTTTATCTCTTTGAAATCCTTAGAATAAACGAATAAATTGTGATTTTTAATCATGGTAGCGAAATCTTTAATATTTCTTCTTGTCGATGAATTTAAATCTCTCTTTCCAACTGGCATATTGAACTCTTTACTCGAATTAAATCGAATCTGATTATTAAATGCAAAAATAATGAGTGTTAATAGTTCGAAATCTTTAACTTCAGAGTTCTTTAATGAATTGTAATGTTGTCTTAATTTTGAATAACTTTCTTTATTGAATGAGCCAACCCCATTGTCACTACTGCATCCGTAATACTCGTAACCATTCAGATTTGTGTCGCTCAAACCATACTTCTTAATAATTTTGTCAATTTTATCAATTATGTATTCAGAATCATACTTATAAAACAATTTTATTAGTCTTGCAACTTCCTTCTGTTTGTCATTATATATCGTTGTAAGTGAATTAACATTAACTCCTACGTTAAATCCCCCGCCAAATAAATCAATGAAAACATCATGTTTTTTCGGCATCCGATCAAAAAGTTGAGGTATTAATTTGTACTTTCCTCCTGTATAATTGAGCGGAGACTTTGCATAACCATTAATTTTCTCTAACGTACTATATTCTTGTTCATCACCAACAATACAGAGAAACAACCGCTCTTTGTGGTCTAAAATCTTCGATTTACCTGTTGTAAACTGATTAAATTCTTTTTCGAATATTTTTACTTCTCCTCTTTTTGAAAGAGCATTAATAATATCTGCATCAGAGATTTTTGCTTGTGAACGTCCAGCACCGTTGGTCCCCATGTTGTTGTATGAGACCAATATGTACTTCGCCTTTATATTGCTGATTAAATCTGAGAAATGACGAGGTGCTGAACTAAGACAGTACTTGCTCTTTATGGATTCATCACGTTTCATTTTCTTTGCTACACCAAAAACTTCGGGTTTATCCCACTTAGCAACATTTTCTAATAGGTGATAAGCATCCGAATATTGACGTGAATTGTAAGGCGGATCGATATAAACCAAATCAGCCTCAATTGTTTTCACTAACTCATTTGCATCACTATTAAATATCAGATTATTTCTATTTACTTCATTCAATGGTAAGTCCAACATTAGCATCTTAATTCGATCACTCTTAGCCTTACCTAAAATATACGCATCGTAATGTCCAACCGTATTTGCTATACGATCCATGGCATAAATTAATGAAGTTATCAAAATTGATTTTTCTCTTTTATTGATTTCATTGTTATTAAATTTTGATTCAATATCTTCCCTAATATAACCAATCAATCGAGAATTGCTTGTATTAAAATACGTTTCTTTAAAATTGATAGAGAAATAATTATCTGTCTCACATTCAATCAAATTATAGTTGTTTATCAAATTTTGAATTTTCTCATGATCAAATTCTTCTGCAGAGAACCACGAATTGTATGCAATATAATTTGATTGAAGAATATCATTAACGATTATCGATGTATGAAGATCATTAAATGTCGCTGCCACATTACCCGTTCCAGCAAAAATATCTGCAAAGCTGTTGATTCCAACACATTCATCCAAAACAACTTTTTTAATAAAATCAATCAGTTTGGTTTTACTCCCTAAATATCTTCTATTTCTAATTGCTATCGTTTCCATACTGACTCCATTTCCATTTTAGGCATCTAATGCATCTATTATAACTTATGATATACCTAAATGAAAGCATAAAAAACTATAAAGTTGTTACAATATCTGTTTGATACCATTCACTGCTAATTCTTGGTGATAAAAATGCATTTTCAAAAATAGAGTAAAGTGAAGCATAATCTCGATTATTAAGAATAATTTGCTTTATATCTCTTCCATCTAATGTGATTATTTTAATTCTTGCATCTTCAAACCCTTCAACTTCATAATCTTTTTGTAGTCTAAATGTTTGCATGGTCTTCTTGCTCAATACAGAAGCAACGAAGACACAATAGTCATTAACATTCCCAGACTTTAGAAGCTGAGATTCAAGATGTCGGGTTACTGGTTCCCATTCCATTTGTCTTTGCGAATCTCTTTCACTCAGTGTAACTTCCAAAAGCATATTATGCCTTGGATAATTATCAGTGCCTTCATAAGTAAACACTAGATCTGCATTACCTCCGATGGCATGTGATTTAGGCAGATAATTCGCATCCAATGACAGTTTGAGAAAATCTTCTATAAAGCCGTTCCTACCGCTTTGCTTATACCAGATAATACCTATGATATACTCGAAACATGTCGATGGGGTTGCATCGTCTGTGACTAATTCCTTAATCCGTTCATCATTTCTATCAATAAATGAATCCATTAATTCAAGTAGTACTTCTTCTGGAAATTTTAGATCAATAAGCTCATTAAACTCTTGATTCCTCTTATTCTTTAAGAACAGCTCAATGTCTGTAATCTCAGGATCAATACCAAGCTTAATTTGAACACTACGATAAACATCAGTCTTGCTTTTATCCAAAACAGGATTAATATCCACTAATGATACATCATTAAGATAGTTAATTGTGTATTCTTCTTGATTTAGTAATGGTTCTTGAAGCAAATCATCAACTAAATCTTCAAAAAATGCTGAAGCTAAAGTTGTTAATGAAAATTGTTCTTGATTATACTTAATTATGTCTGTAAGCAAAAAATATCTTCTATTTAAATCAAAGTAATCCTCGAGAGTACTCTCCCATTTCATCGTATGCCATGCATAAAAGAACTTTTCCTTAAATGCATTATCCGTAGAACTATTAAAAAGTTCATTCTCATAAATTCTCTCAATAGAATCTGAATTAATTCTTCTGTTGTTAACTTTTAAGTATTTTCTCCACGAAACTTGCTGATTACTATTAATCTTCTTCAGCATTAAATGTAATCTCTTAGCTTTTGAGATTTTTGCTTCGACAGAATCAATATCTTTGTTTATGAACATATCAAAAAGACATTGATATACTGGAAATATAGGTTTGTCATATGAAGTAGATTTACGGTTAAATCCTATTGCTGTAATGGTATCTTCAGAAACATCTGGAGCACTAAGCAGCAGTTCTAAAGCTTCGTTATAATTTGACATGCTTGAGATCTTGTCAGCGATTATGGCATCGATAGAAACTTCGCCATTTCGTAGCTGTACAATTGTTTCCGAGGTATCAATAACATCAGATACGCTTAGACAAGTTGGTAATAAATATGTGAACTCTTGTCTACTGAGATATTCATGTTTTGTTACTAGGTATAGAAATGCCAGAAAGGGTTTAATTTTTATGTCATCTTCGTATATTTGCGTTTTAAGAAGTTGTTTTAAATAGACAAAGCTGTCTTTATCAATCTCAAAAAACTCATCATTTTGCCCTGCTTCTAGTTCACGTATAGATAAGATTTTATTCCCTATTTCAGTGAGTTTTCTTGAATCTCTTTCAACTAAACCTAGGTCTGCCAACGCAGATGTTAATTGTCTAGCATCCTTTGCTTTGTTCGGAGCTGTTCCTCTAATAAAGGGTTTACCGTCAATACTTTTAGTAGATAGTAGATCATAATACTTCTTCTGAAGATTAGGAGCCCACTGTTCATCAGGATAAAGCAAAAATAGCTCTTTGAGTGTATTTAGCTGAATTTCAATTTTGAGATTAAGATTACTTTCTCTAAATGTGGTGTTCCCAATTGTCCAAACATATTTCTTAAATGTCATATTAATCAACTCCCATTGTAAAAATTATATCAAATTCTCGCTTAAATCGAACATAAATAAGGGAATCAATCGTTAATTTTACATTTTTTTAGAACGAGGGTAGTTATGTTGCCATGTAATTCATCCATTTTCTAATCATGATATTTATTCTTTTGAATTTTTCTGATTTAGAATAGAGATTCACCTCATTTTTAATATTCGCTTTTTTATCTATTGTTAACTGTTTGAGAAGCAAAATCTCATCACATGTTATTTTTGAAATAAAAGAATAATAACTGCTTATTATTTTATTGTTATTAAAAACATGTTTCTCAATTATGTCTATCTTATCTAACCAAAATAATAACTCACTATCACCAGAGGATCGTGAACCAGAAGATCCAATGCGATCATACGATACTCCTTTGTATCCAATGAGCTTCATATTGTAGAATTCTAGTTTTTCTTGAAGTTCTTTTTCTTTTCTCATCGCTCTTCTAACATCATCAATCCACTTGTAAAAGGGTTCGTTTAATCCACGATTCGAATGATTCATTGGCTGTTTTCCTCCTGTGTTCAAATTGCTTTAAATTTGTTTGAACTGATTCCCTCATGAAAGCGAACTTATCTTCTATGGGTGGATTAGGGTTCTTAGAATACTTAACCACATAATCTACAGCTGATAAAACATCTTCAAAACCATACCCATGGATTAAATCTTCAAACAAGATATTAAATTTGATGATGTCAAGAGATGACTCATCGATGTATTTGTTTTTGATTAAAGAATTGGTAATAAAATGTAATTTAGGGAGGCCGTACGGCCCTTTATCTTCTTTATCCTCTTTATCAATTTTTCTTTCTTTTTTCTTTTCTTTTTCTTTTTGTGTACTTTTGTCAACATTAACTCGGTTATTGTCTGCATTAACTTGATTATTGCTACCAATAACGCCATTTGTGTTATCAATAACTCCATTATTGTCTACATTATTGTTTTTTGATGTTTTGTTAAAAATGCTTAGTTCCAACATCGTTTTTTCATCCAATAACCAGTATTTATCCTGCCCGGTATTCTTTCTTCTTCTGGTAGATAAAATGAACTGTTTTTGAATCGATTTTGATGTGATCACATCTTCCTTCAGTAGATCGTAGTTAAATAAACCCACTTTCCCACAATAGACAATGACCTCTTCGATGTCGATTGGGTTTGGTGTCCAGTTCGCGCCGATGCTTTTCATGAGGGTTCTTGCGAGTGATGAGATTGATTTTTCCAAATAGTATCCATTGGCGTATATCATCGAGAGCAACCTTATATAGATGATTTCACCTAAATAACCAAATGCGAGATTGAGATCTTGTATCTTTTCATCTTCAAAAATATTCACGTCGAGAGGAAAGTATTGTAAGCCTTGTTTGAATGGTCGTGCCATGAGTTATTCCTTTCCCTAGGTATAGTTAAAAATCGCCCAATAAGGGCTTTTACTAAATGATACTTGAAAGCCACTTCACGCATACTTGATACACTGTTCGCAGTATGTTGCCTTGTAGTTCACATGACTGTTCACAAGCATTACCGGTAAGTGTGAAGCAGCTAACAGTTGTCCTTACTTCATGTTTCTTAGAATGAATTCATCTAAGTGTTCTTGAGTCACTCGCCATTGGTTCCCAACCTTGAAAGCTTTGATTTTCTTGGTCTTGATATACTTTAAAAGTGTCGGTCTCTTGACCTGCAGTATCTCTTGAAGTTCATTAACGCTATAGACATTCTCATTTTTCTTTACGTTGTTTGTTTCCATCGTATTCTTTTAGTATCCTTTCGATGAATGTAATTCCGCCTTTATAGACGTATGTTTTGGTTGATTTAATAACTGTTCCACCCGATACCACTTTCGCTTCAACAACTCTGAAATACTTCTTATCACAGAAGTCTTGAAAAGGTATGTTCTGCTCATCTAAAACATGGGCAGTTCTTAGAATCTTTAATAAGACATCTCGACCGATATTCTTGAAGCGAATCACTTCATGAACCATATCTAGATCCACACAACTTGTAGTACCCAACAAGTTATCAATAGCTTTAATCTTTGGTGTATTCATTTTGAGTGTGGTTTCTAGGACATTCGCTCTTACTTTTAGTTCTTGAAACTCATCCAGGAACTCGATAATCTTATCCGGATTCTCAAAATCCTCAATCTGATAGATGCCATAACGGATGAGCTGAGGTAATACGGTTCGATACAACCAATCACCAATCACTTCTGCGTCTTTACGCTTGGATTGGAAGAATATGGTGGATAGGTGGTCTGCGGTAACAAAGAACATATTTTGATGTGTTTTATCGTGGGGAACGCTCACAAGCTTTATACTGGTGTCGTTCAGTTTGGTCCGGACTTCTGATACGCTTTTAATCTCAAACATGCGACAGAGATCCTTCAGGTTAAAGCAAGGTTCATCATCCACTATCGTGGCACGAACTTTGCCATAGGCATTGTGTTCAAACTCTCTAATCATAGGTTTTCCCTTCACTTTTTCTTTTTGGTAGTTTGGAATAGCGCTGTGCTTATCTGCCACTCAAGATGATTCTTAGCTTTGCTCAATCGGTGAGCATAAATCTTCGTGGTAGATATGTCTTTGTGGCGCATTAATTGCTGTGCTGCATCTAAATCTCCACCCAAGTCCAGCGCTAAAGAAGCTGCTGTATGCCTAAGGCTATGGGCAGAATACTTGGGATCATCAATCCCGATATCTCTAAGCATTTCTTTAACCACCATACTAATCATTCGTGTTCTCAGTCTTGTTCCCTGGTAGGGTTTCGTATGATTAATGAAAAGTGGTTTATATTCATCTTGTCGCTCGATCAAATATTCTTCAATCAAGCCATACACTTCTGGAGAGAGTTTGACATACGCATCTTTCTCATCGTGACCTTTACCCATGATGTATAACACCTTGGTTTCATCCACGAAGCTGATATCATCCACATCTGCTCTTTCCACTTCAATCGTTCTTAATCCGGTTGTTAATAATAGCGCGATCAGAGCATGATCTCTTTTTCCAATGATGCTCTTACTCGCATAGCGTTTAGCTCTGTTTAATAGTTTAATAGCCGCTTCAAGAGATAATGATTCTCTCTTAAAGTCGGATTCAATCTTCATACCTTTTACACCTTCAGCTGC
This genomic stretch from bacterium harbors:
- a CDS encoding tyrosine-type recombinase/integrase, producing the protein MDDKGFFREIIDIYIQRFDIKENTKRSYGKMLAQFAEFADGLPNLPTRQDVMAYREQLKSRLRAASVQKHIVVIRGFYRWYYIEGFGPNAAEGVKGMKIESDFKRESLSLEAAIKLLNRAKRYASKSIIGKRDHALIALLLTTGLRTIEVERADVDDISFVDETKVLYIMGKGHDEKDAYVKLSPEVYGLIEEYLIERQDEYKPLFINHTKPYQGTRLRTRMISMVVKEMLRDIGIDDPKYSAHSLRHTAASLALDLGGDLDAAQQLMRHKDISTTKIYAHRLSKAKNHLEWQISTALFQTTKKKK
- a CDS encoding Dam family site-specific DNA-(adenine-N6)-methyltransferase, whose translation is METIAIRNRRYLGSKTKLIDFIKKVVLDECVGINSFADIFAGTGNVAATFNDLHTSIIVNDILQSNYIAYNSWFSAEEFDHEKIQNLINNYNLIECETDNYFSINFKETYFNTSNSRLIGYIREDIESKFNNNEINKREKSILITSLIYAMDRIANTVGHYDAYILGKAKSDRIKMLMLDLPLNEVNRNNLIFNSDANELVKTIEADLVYIDPPYNSRQYSDAYHLLENVAKWDKPEVFGVAKKMKRDESIKSKYCLSSAPRHFSDLISNIKAKYILVSYNNMGTNGAGRSQAKISDADIINALSKRGEVKIFEKEFNQFTTGKSKILDHKERLFLCIVGDEQEYSTLEKINGYAKSPLNYTGGKYKLIPQLFDRMPKKHDVFIDLFGGGFNVGVNVNSLTTIYNDKQKEVARLIKLFYKYDSEYIIDKIDKIIKKYGLSDTNLNGYEYYGCSSDNGVGSFNKESYSKLRQHYNSLKNSEVKDFELLTLIIFAFNNQIRFNSSKEFNMPVGKRDLNSSTRRNIKDFATMIKNHNLFVYSKDFKEIKIDQYANAFIYCDPPYILGNASYNENNGWSHKDEIDLLDFLSKASLAGHKFALSNVVEHKGEVHNVLLQWALNNRYNIIYLNANYNNSNYQIKDKNGKTQEVLITNY
- a CDS encoding phage antirepressor KilAC domain-containing protein, translating into MADKHSAIPNYQKEKVKGKPMIREFEHNAYGKVRATIVDDEPCFNLKDLCRMFEIKSVSEVRTKLNDTSIKLVSVPHDKTHQNMFFVTADHLSTIFFQSKRKDAEVIGDWLYRTVLPQLIRYGIYQIEDFENPDKIIEFLDEFQELKVRANVLETTLKMNTPKIKAIDNLLGTTSCVDLDMVHEVIRFKNIGRDVLLKILRTAHVLDEQNIPFQDFCDKKYFRVVEAKVVSGGTVIKSTKTYVYKGGITFIERILKEYDGNKQRKEK
- a CDS encoding AlwI family type II restriction endonuclease encodes the protein MTFKKYVWTIGNTTFRESNLNLKIEIQLNTLKELFLLYPDEQWAPNLQKKYYDLLSTKSIDGKPFIRGTAPNKAKDARQLTSALADLGLVERDSRKLTEIGNKILSIRELEAGQNDEFFEIDKDSFVYLKQLLKTQIYEDDIKIKPFLAFLYLVTKHEYLSRQEFTYLLPTCLSVSDVIDTSETIVQLRNGEVSIDAIIADKISSMSNYNEALELLLSAPDVSEDTITAIGFNRKSTSYDKPIFPVYQCLFDMFINKDIDSVEAKISKAKRLHLMLKKINSNQQVSWRKYLKVNNRRINSDSIERIYENELFNSSTDNAFKEKFFYAWHTMKWESTLEDYFDLNRRYFLLTDIIKYNQEQFSLTTLASAFFEDLVDDLLQEPLLNQEEYTINYLNDVSLVDINPVLDKSKTDVYRSVQIKLGIDPEITDIELFLKNKRNQEFNELIDLKFPEEVLLELMDSFIDRNDERIKELVTDDATPSTCFEYIIGIIWYKQSGRNGFIEDFLKLSLDANYLPKSHAIGGNADLVFTYEGTDNYPRHNMLLEVTLSERDSQRQMEWEPVTRHLESQLLKSGNVNDYCVFVASVLSKKTMQTFRLQKDYEVEGFEDARIKIITLDGRDIKQIILNNRDYASLYSIFENAFLSPRISSEWYQTDIVTTL
- a CDS encoding DUF4373 domain-containing protein: MARPFKQGLQYFPLDVNIFEDEKIQDLNLAFGYLGEIIYIRLLSMIYANGYYLEKSISSLARTLMKSIGANWTPNPIDIEEVIVYCGKVGLFNYDLLKEDVITSKSIQKQFILSTRRRKNTGQDKYWLLDEKTMLELSIFNKTSKNNNVDNNGVIDNTNGVIGSNNQVNADNNRVNVDKSTQKEKEKKKERKIDKEDKEDKGPYGLPKLHFITNSLIKNKYIDESSLDIIKFNILFEDLIHGYGFEDVLSAVDYVVKYSKNPNPPIEDKFAFMRESVQTNLKQFEHRRKTANESFESWIKRTLLQVD
- a CDS encoding helix-turn-helix domain-containing protein, with product METNNVKKNENVYSVNELQEILQVKRPTLLKYIKTKKIKAFKVGNQWRVTQEHLDEFILRNMK